The segment actgctataaaaacttaacagattaatattttttctgcataaatatgttaaacaacttcagccctgagTGACGCCTGAGGTTAATCAGCTGTGacatatgtttgtttgttaaacTTCCGCCCTTGACATGAGCAGGCCCTCAGTCTTCCCTCTTCAAACACCAAACCGTAACAACGGGCAGAATCCCAATATTAACGTCTATTCAAAGCAGGACTAAGCCTAATGTAACGCTAGAATACCAAATGCGTTGAAGTGAGTTCACCTGACTGCTCGACTTCGGTGAAAATCTAAATATtttgaagatttttttaaagacgCCAAGCGTGGAAGTCGAAAGCTAGCTAACGATACGTTAGCCATTAGCAGCGAGTGTGTTTATGGCCCCGTCTCGTTAGAGGGGACGTTCATCGGGCCGTTTTGTTTAGAATTTGGTTGGTTTTAAAAGATAAGGTCGTTTAACTCACCGAACTTCTCAAATAAACGCGAAGAGCCGTTTCCGTAACGCTAAGCCAAGTTCCGTTCCTTCCGCCTGAGGACCGTGACTCCATCTGCGGGGAAGTGGGTGTGGTCACACGATGACGCATCATGGTGCCTTCCGGGGCGTCGTAAAGCCAAACTTTCCGCAACGTAACACCGGGGTTCTTATTACAAATCAGCAAAGTGCAGTGTATCTCATGAAGCTGAGTCACACGGTCCACCATTATTTAACGTCATAAACATATGTTAGTCCTAACAGTGAGGATAACTACATACGACGCAGAGCACATTGGGTTGAAGATGGAAAATCCGAGTTTTGTCTGTATGTAAAACTCAGCATAGAGCCGAGACCACAGGTCCAAAATCAGCcatgtgattgattgattgattgtttgattgattgatcacagacagacagatagatttGAGTAGTCTCAGACGCAGATCTGAACATTTTAAAGCTTTTCTTTCCCAGACAGGCTTGGCCCGTGCTCTGTAAACCATTCATGCTTTAACTACACAACTTCCTTTCATTTTATCGGTAACAATGCAATGAGCAAAGTTTATGTTAGACCCAACCCAGGCTTACTCAATGAGGAAATGAAGTAACAAATAAAAGGCCTTTGtaagatccccccccccccccaaccacccacacacacacacacacacacgcacacacacacacacacacacacacacacacacacacacacataatcagaTGTGAAAAGGAATTTTCATATTTCTAAAAAGCTGTAATAGCCATGGAAGTTAATTTAGTACAGTGTGAGGCATAAATGATTCAACATATTATACAACAAATACAGAATATAATAGAACATTAATTACAGGATAAACACTGTGTGCTAGCAGGCGAACTCTATTACTTGAAATGAAGTTATGCGTTTATACATGTATGAGACGTCTTGGTAAACACGCAGATCAAAGAAGCTTGGgtacaataaaacaatacagtCATTGTCACATGATGCTGATTATGAACTTCCAAAGAACTGGCACTGTAGGATACAGGTCACCGAGCCCGATGAGTCTTAAAAGCTTCATCTTCGCCTTCTTGacatatttttgtgtctttgttttgtacatttaacaaCTATGCATAAAAACATTGTCAAAAATATAAGAGCCCCCCAGCGGAGCAGCATATACCAGAACGGCACCCCGGTCCAcgacctgaaacacaaagagGTCGCAGGTTTTCAATAAAGTCCAATCTAACGTTAGTCTGTCAGGTTGGTGAGCAAACAACAAGCAGTCAAACCTGCTGAAgatcagatgtgtttgtgtgtcattcgTTAGTAAAGACTGGTTGTGCGATTCAGGGTGGAATTCTGTGGGAGCTTGGCAGGAAGtcacaggtggagctgtgacTGTGGTGGTGCTCATTCTGTCCATGCAGTCGTAAAAGGGTTGGCCTGATGATTCACAGAGGTGACATTACAATGGCACTATTGTCAGATTAGGATTTCACCACAGCATAAAACAAAGCAGAGTCAACAGAAGCCCATGTTTATAATATTTATCTACTGTAAGGTTATACTGGAATATGGAATGTGGCCACTAGACGGCGCCAAAGTCAAGTTAAGTAGTAAAAGCTACATGCTGAATATATCCATTAAAATTATATCATTTTATATCATAATTTGAAGATAACagaataataatgttttttctACTAAAATATAACAGTCTAACCCACTAATTCTAAAACACACTGCACAGTTTACCTCAATGGCAGAACCTGTGGGCATTATTATGCTAAGCTTGTGTAAGTTTCCACAGGCTGCACCACAGCCACACTTACAGGCTATTTCTATCAGAACATTTCTGAAAACCACACGTAATAAACCATGCGTCATAAAGGCACCATGTCCTACCCAAACCACACTCACCATCCACGGTGGGGACAGAAAGCACCCTAAAGCTCCCATGACACATGGAAGACACTGTTCATCACTACACGCCCAACCAGGATCAATGCATGTATTCCTGAAGGCATTTCAGAAGATATTCTACACTGGGTGATGAAAAAATTGCAACAATTATGGTGTTTTTTCAGTCCCTTACTGTGACTGTAAATTCTTCCATTCATCCCCATCCAACTGATGTATAGCTGgttacaaacacactcacagagctgATGTACAATAGTGAATGTGCCTCTACAGGCCACTGGAGATGACTGCTCAGaggtttttcttctgttttgtctacctgctgaggagactgtggtcttttggagtgaaaggggcactcctgaagaccttctatgactctgtggtggcatcagtcatcctgtacggtgtggtctgctggaacagcagcgtcactgagagggagaggaagaagctggagtcatcaggaggtccagctctgtcctgggctgctctctggactcagtgcaggaggtgggtgacaggagggtcctgacaaaactgacctccatgctggacaatgagtcccaccccctgcaggacgccctgtcagcactgcagagcagcttcagtggcagactgctccaccctcggtgtgtggaggagagatacagaaggtctttccttcagACTGTAAAATAAACACTTATGTATACTGTTTCTTgtttgattctattctatattttattggtagtttattttatcatgtatatatcttttctaaCCTAtcttttgctgtctgtatctgttgttgcaaaaacacaatttccccattgtgggactaataaaggttttcttaattcttaattcttaatttcACACAGGAAAAAAGATGGATGAACACTCTCTGATATCATAAACAGTGGAAGTGTGGcaccatcttggcagcaccTGACTCTTAACTCATGGCCAGCCTCACAGTCGGCAAAGAGACGGAGCTGAGGAGAAGGTGGCCAGGTTAAATGTGCAGAACTTTAGGCTTTAATACAAATTCAACAAAAAAACGCTGCCACCCTCAAGCAGTTATTGTCATAAAATCCTTCAATTTAACATAAATGATACTTTTGGCCCCTGGTCACTGGActagtgacctgtccagggtgtaccctgatagctgggataggctccagccccgtgaccctgcactgcaggacaaagcaggttcggatgatggatggatggatggatatttttggtttttgtgctTTAGAGTCCCTTTAAACATTATAAACACAGGCTTCTTGCAGTGATGGTTCTAGAACACGTGTTCTTACCTTGAATATTAACAACATAGATGCAGCTGTCGCCTGCAGACAACAGAACCTGCACAGACAGGACGTCACTCTCCAGACTGCTCATGTCGTTACTGGCAACGCAGTAGTAATCACTCTTCTTTTCGACAGTGCGACAGTGCAGGTACAGGTCTGACGAGCTGTGAAGCAGGAAGGGCTCGCGGTGAGTGTGAGCCTGATACCAGGCGTACTGAACGCCTGTGCCCTTAGCACAACCACAGCGCACAGTCACTGGTTTCCCATCACATGTTGGTCGGTCCTCTAAAGAGCTCAGGGGCCAAAGTGCGGGTTTGGATACTGGAACTGGCAGAGaagcaaatgtttttatttagccACTTACTTGTGTTACTGATGTTGTGAGAAGAGAACCTTACCTTCAGTGATAACCACTTTGACTGATGTCATGATGTCGGCATAAATTTTGTCAATCCCAACCCAGTacacatcagcatcatcaaGTCTTAGATTTGTCACTCTCACAAACAGCGCTCTTCTTCCGATCCTTTCGATGATGTGAGacctttgtgtgtttctctttattTCTTCTGAATGCACCAAAATCTGACAAGTGTTTCTGGAGTCTCCTCTGCACCAGTACTTTTTACTGTAAAGGTAGCGGCTTGAGTCGTACTGGCAGGCGAGAATGAATTCACCTCCGACGTGTGCTGTGATCTCTGTCTTATCACACTGAAGCTGAAGGCTCACTGAAAGATAAATCAGAATGAAAGTGCATAGCTGCAGTAACCAGAACCCCCCAAGTTAAACTCTGGATAATAGAATTCATTGTTTGTATGTATCTAAGTTGCAAACACGTAACACAAACATTCAGATTTCCTTGAATTTGACCAAATTCTCGACAACAATATTTCAATTTTAGGTAAATTAATGTCAAAATTTTTCGCTGTTCTTGAATTTAACAAAAACGACACATGTCCAAAACAACAGGTTCCATTTTTACATATAGCTTAATGGTTAGTAACAAAGCATTACTGACTGATTAGCAGAGAAATCACAGATGTGCCCTGAAGCAGACAAAAGAAATGAAAGGAAACAAAATATTCAGCCAACTCACTGCGAAAAAGCAAAATCAGAAGCAGCACCTCCATTTTCATCTTAAAGGTAAAGATCTTAACACCCGTCAGCTCTCAGGAAGCTGCAGAGATGGACTGTGGTGGTGAAAGCTTCCTGCTGCCGCACTGCTGGTGAAATGAAAGCTATCGTTTGTTGCTATGAATGTCACCACTGACATATTCACAGTCCACAAAAAAAGCTATATTTATCCTATGTTtgttgccatgtaagtgaagaggtttcacatcACTAGGAATTTACCTTAGTGATTAGTGCGTACATAACAATTAACATGtaataagaagcatgcatgggtTAGAAATAATAtaaggtaaaaataaaacaaggtaAAAGTAAAACAATGTAGCCTGAGAATAAGGCTATGAAGGGACACAtgtcatttcaatcatgagagactcagcgaactcaATGAGAAAGATTTAAGTACAAACGTTTTTGAATgtgcgtcctagaccccgtcgtaaAAACCACATCcgaaaaagggggggggggtcgctgATCAGAAAACCCCTCGGGgcctagacctggtggtggtggagagctaaAGGGCAGCAGATcggaggcctgaactggcgtggatctggtggtgcttggggtggaggagggttgccggggtCGATCAGAAGAAAGCTGAAGGAGAgatgaagacttttaaatttcttgctaagctgtgattggtcaggagcgGGACAGAAAGTGACAGCTGACTGGTGAGGCAGGTGCTCTCTATTACACATCCGGCTTAGTGagcagaagagagagggagagcagtggagtgagggatagaaggagagagattagggaagcggatagggataaatcgTAATTGATGTGAAGCAGacacttcctgattgaactacATTACAGACatgcaatgaacagaacacaacaTGCCTGATGGTTGTAATGCACAACACAGACCCTGATACAACAGTGttacaggtaccacatggatcggggAGGTGGTACAATTACATCCAGtggggacaacagtggtgcagtggtatagcagggttgtctagtaaccggaaggttggtggttcaatcccaactcctccctagtcactgttgtgtgttcttcaccctagcctgtggcgcgccttgctagtcatt is part of the Parambassis ranga chromosome 7, fParRan2.1, whole genome shotgun sequence genome and harbors:
- the LOC114438415 gene encoding uncharacterized protein LOC114438415 — its product is MKMEVLLLILLFRMSLQLQCDKTEITAHVGGEFILACQYDSSRYLYSKKYWCRGDSRNTCQILVHSEEIKRNTQRSHIIERIGRRALFVRVTNLRLDDADVYWVGIDKIYADIMTSVKVVITEVPVSKPALWPLSSLEDRPTCDGKPVTVRCGCAKGTGVQYAWYQAHTHREPFLLHSSSDLYLHCRTVEKKSDYYCVASNDMSSLESDVLSVQVLLSAGDSCIYVVNIQGQPFYDCMDRMSTTTVTAPPVTSCQAPTEFHPESHNQSLLTNDTQTHLIFSRSWTGVPFWYMLLRWGALIFLTMFLCIVVKCTKQRHKNMSRRRR